The following proteins are co-located in the Sphaeramia orbicularis chromosome 24, fSphaOr1.1, whole genome shotgun sequence genome:
- the LOC115415369 gene encoding uncharacterized protein LOC115415369 isoform X1 produces MSQSVRTRQRQRQTMSEFMWILLCVIFLQLKEIHGDIINVFVKKEKDATLPCMNVISGQRGCETVTWTFKPTVRESTVELIKDGKVKESVLTQSHRLNITADCSLLINKVNPSNIGHYYCKQSDESKEHNDDAEFHLSLVIISEENDRKVKFICSVHARKKCEHTVKWLYDGKAMNIKVSKLSYICSATVTLDNKPMNYELLECEVTDAVSKKVHRFPFKSAVQKTGEDETKPTVAAPTKTAGFPLWAKIVVPFVAFAVLLVIVVAFIKWKRNKGSQTQMDENTADPEDGVSYASVYFTKNKKTTSNHLHQHNDDNTVTYSTVRASPSSAAASTDPSILYATVNKPKN; encoded by the exons ATGTCACAGAGTGTGAGAACAAGACAAAGACAGAGACAAACGATGAGTGAATTTATGTGGATTTTACTTTGTGTGATTTTTCTCCAATTAAAAG AAATTCATGGAGATATCATTAATGTCTTTGTCAAGAAAGAAAAGGATGCCACTTTGCCTTGTATGAATGTGATCAGTGGTCAACGTGGATGTGAGACAGTTACATGGACTTTCAAACCTACAGTAAGAGAATCAACAGTGGAGCTAATTAAAGATGGAAAAGTTAAAGAATCTGTTTTAACTCAATCACACAGACTGAATATTACAGCAGACTGTTCTCTGCTTATAAACAAAGTCAACCCATCAAATATAGGTCACTATTACTGTAAACAGAGCGATGAATCAAAAGAACACAATGATGATGCTGAGTTTCATCTGTCTCTTGTGATCA TTTCTGAAGAGAACGACAGGAAGGTGAAGTTCATCTGCTCTGTGCACGCacgaaaaaaatgtgaacatacaGTGAAGTGGTTATATGATGGTAAAGCAATGAACATTAAAGTTTCAAAGTTATCATACATCTGTTCGGCCACTGTGACCTTGGATAATAAACCAATGAATTATGAGTTGCTGGAGTGTGAAGTGACAGATGCAGTCAGCAAAAAAGTGCATCGCTTTCCCTTTAAATCTGCAGTTCAGAAAACAG GTGAAGATGAAACTAAGCCAACTGTAGCAGCACCTACAAAAACAGCAG GTTTTCCACTTTGGGCAAAGATCGTTGTTCCTTTTGTGGCTTTTGCAGTGTTGTTGGTAATAGTTGTGGCGTTCATCAAATGGAAGAGGAACAAAG GGAGCCAAACGCAGATGGATGAAAACACT GCTGACCCTGAAGATGGTGTTTCCTATGCCTCAGTCTACTTcaccaaaaataaaaagactacaAGTAAT CATCTGCATCAACACAATGATGACAACACAGTGACATACAGCACTGTGAGAGCTTCCCCTTCTTCTGCTGCAGCCTCCACTGATCCCAGTATCCTCTATGCTACtgtgaacaaaccaaaaaactaa
- the LOC115414650 gene encoding toll-like receptor 5, with amino-acid sequence MSTLALQAVVICVLLQVPGVFPSCLITGPIASCAHQNLRWVPALPPNITHLYLEMNRIGEINATSLSGLEKLQHLDLGHQFKPLVIRDNAFKNQRHLTRLTLGSNVGLQLEPQAFVGLSALKNLDLNYCSLQDSILKDNYMEPLTSLETLNLFGNKINRIQPSMFFKNMTHLKDLNLKLNKIDKICEPDLAGFEGKRFSFLHLDSVFLTKMNARSFDWEKCGNPFRGMSIETLSFSSNGLGLHQLKQFFKAIKGTKISHLKLSGHVGRGFSFNNLPDPDRSTFEGLRNSSLNILDLSKNRVFALQQGVFSPLKDVKVIDISQNRVNQIRRRAFEGLQGHLIMLNLSYNLLGEIYSDTFSSLTSLKILDLSHNHIGALGFNSFSGLPNLKALFLTGNSIRQLGFLASLPNLDNLMLNNNRLASLYGITQLANNTTHLDISYNRLTDLAGVDTILSTMKNLQYLFYGGNTIRWCTPYRRASVTDLKILDLHSSSLQSIWSKGKCLDLFDNLSNVIKLNLTFNSLQTLPTGIFKGLTSVLVIDLSSNALTYLQPDDFPKSLQFLSLANNFIASPPPSAFHSLLFLDLKMNRFHCGPDLNGFLTWMKETNVTFVSPVEELRCEFPSSFQGVKLLDYSAQVTQQ; translated from the exons ATGTCGACTCTGGCTCTTCAGGCAGTTGTCATCTGTGTTCTCCTACAG GTTCCAGGTGTCTTCCCATCATGCCTCATAACGGGCCCCATAGCCAGCTGTGCCCACCAGAACCTGCGTTGGGTTCCTGCTCTCCCTCCGAACATCACCCACCTTTACCTGGAAATGAATCGAATTGGGGAAATCAACGCCACGTCATTGTCAGGCCTTGAGAAGTTGCAGCATCTGGACCTTGGACACCAGTTTAAGCCACTTGTGATCAGAGACAACGCCTTCAAAAATCAGAGACACCTGACCAGACTCACACTGGGCTCCAACGTTGGCCTTCAGCTGGAACCTCAGGCCTTCGTGGGTTTATCCGCTTTGAAAAACCTGGACCTGAACTACTGCTCACTTCAGGACAGCATACTGAAGGACAACTACATGGAGCCGCTGACGTCTTTAGAGACTTTGAACCTGTTTggtaacaaaataaacagaatccAGCCATCGATGTTCTTTAAAAACATGACTCATTTGAAAGACTTGAATCTCAAGCTGAACAAAATCGACAAGATATGTGAGCCTGATCTGGCTGGTTTTGAAGGAAAGCGCTTCAGTTTCTTGCACCTAGACTCCGTCTTCCTCACAAAAATGAATGCAAGAAGCTTTGACTGGGAAAAATGTGGGAATCCCTTCAGAGGAATGTCCATCGAGACACTTAGCTTTTCCAGTAACGGGTTAGGATTACACCAACTGAAGCAGTTCTTTAAAGCCATCAAGGGGACTAAGATCTCTCATCTCAAACTGTCAGGACATGTGGGGAGAGGATTTTCATTCAACAACCTTCCTGATCCGGATCGCAGCACATTTGAAGGCCTGAGGAACAGTTCATTAAACATCTTAGATTTGTCTAAGAACAGGGTATTTGCATTGCAACAGGGGGTTTTCAGTCCGCTCAAAGACGTTAAAGTCATTGATATTTCACAAAACAGGGTGAATCAGATACGCAGGAGAGCCTTCGAAGGTCTTCAGGGACACTTAATAATGCTCAACCTCTCTTACAACCTGCTCGGGGAAATCTATTCTGACACTTTTTCATCTTTGACGTCTTTGAAAATCCTGGATCTATCTCACAATCACATCGGTGCACTTGGTTTTAACTCTTTTAGCGGACTTCCCAACTTAAAAGCTTTATTTCTCACAGGAAACTCCATACGACAACTAGGTTTCCTTGCGTCGTTACCAAATTTAGATAACCTGATGCTGAACAACAACAGGTTGGCGTCGCTGTATGGTATCACACAGTTGGCCAATAACACTACGCATCTAGATATTTCATACAACAGATTAACAGATCTAGCGGGTGTTGACACCATTCTAAGTACAATGAAAAACCTTCAGTATCTTTTTTACGGAGGAAACACAATTAGATGGTGCACCCCATATAGACGTGCATCAGTTACCGATCTAAAAATCCTGGATCTTCACAGCAGCTCCTTGCAGTCTATTTGGTCTAAAGGGAAATGTCTGGATCTGTTTGACAATCTCAGCAATGTAATTAAACTAAACTTGACCTTCAACAGCCTGCAGACTCTTCCCACAGGCATCTTCAAGGGTCTCACATCAGTACTGGTGATTGACCTCTCATCCAACGCCTTGACTTATCTCCAGCCAGACGACTTCCCCAAAAGTCTGCAATTTCTCAGCCTCGCGAACAACTTCATAGCCTCCCCGCCTCCATCAGCTTTCCACTCTCTCCTCTTCCTCGACCTCAAAATGAATCGGTTTCACTGTGGACCTGATCTGAACGGCTTCCTGACTTGGATGAAGGAGACCAACGTGACCTTCGTAAGCCCTGTAGAGGAGCTCAGATGTGAATTTCCATCTAGTTTCCAAGGTGTTAAACTTTTGGATTACTCTGCTCAGGTcacacagcagtaa